From the genome of Vicia villosa cultivar HV-30 ecotype Madison, WI linkage group LG2, Vvil1.0, whole genome shotgun sequence, one region includes:
- the LOC131647850 gene encoding condensin complex subunit 2-like — protein sequence MAEPFSPNPTTVSKRRIPVSASNFFVGSNDDQRERAAARAARAAAIRRTSRSVNFQSLPSDSEPGLDRNQILELFHRCIKLASENKINQKNTWELDLIDHLTDIIRDEDDNHAHTNFQMASCTLEAGVKIYSLRVDSVYSETYKVLARMNRAGQDTEQESVNVEGVQENSKKGIVKKLSPLSTLESSFEALNVKKFDVAFSVDPLYRQTSAKFDEGGAKGLLMNNLGVYGGCRVLFDSLDVPGKYVASQNEHDSSNIIDLSFARDCIEQMMLDVRIKDEISPTLRQIVNQFDENNRRPSDFQCFGHKSAEEVDAATDYEVEAETEDYETFPTWPYEHNNQSFAAEVGSNDAEPMFSSYPQEKEPFTSQDPDMDELFENVDEYLSFNLGFRSKKNAWAGPDHWNYHKAKGSESEVRCSPEDGSTVKTRLPKTMRQIEVDLDFTNSLGKTLPDIFAPPKNPKSLVLPENRPHCVTKLPEDCHYEPEDLVKLFLLPSVKCLGRRRVRNFSDESTEQCNNNEPFHSWDNGSVFDGEYDGEHSDADDSSTLISQPRQINKVEVQYDKTAKQVDVQALKFTLWNSIQASVQLTFQGEKESISFRDILANFPSECNAAANVSDITPHLCFICLLHLANEKELSIQSCPDLDELRIYMPS from the exons ATGGCAGAACCATTTAGCCCTAATCCAACTACCGTTTCCAAACGGAGGATTCCCGTTTCCGCTTCCAATTTCTTCGTCGGCTCCAACGACGATCAACGTGAACGCGCTGCCGCCCGTGCTGCTCGTGCCGCCGCCATCCGCCGCACTTCCCGTTCCGTTAACTTCCAATCCTTACCCTCCGATTCTGAACCAGGTCTCGACAGAAACCAGATTCTAGAGTTGTTCCACCGTTGCATTAAGCTTGCTTCAGAAAAT aaaattaatcagaaaaatacttgggagttggatttgattgatcATCTTACTGATATTATTAGGGATGAAGATGATAATCACGCACACACTAATTTTCAAATG GCAAGCTGCACTCTTGAAGCGGGAGTCAAGATTTATTCATTAAGAGTGGATTCAGTATATTCGGAGACGTATAAAGTCCTTGCTAGAATGAATAGGGCGGGCCAAGATACTGAGCAAG AGAGTGTCAATGTAGAAGGGGTACAAGAAAATAGCAAGAAGGGAATCGTCAAAAAG TTGTCACCTTTGTCAACATTGGAATCATCTTTTGAGGCTCTTAATGTAAAGAAGTTTGATG TTGCATTTTCTGTGGATCCCCTCTATCGCCAAACATCAGCAAAATTTGATGAAGGGGGAGCCAAAGGTCTTTTGATGAATAACCTAGGTGTATATGGTGGATGTAGGGTGCTCTTTGATTCACTAGATGTGCCAGGGAAGTATGTAGCTAGTCAAAATGAACATGATAGTTCCAATATAATTGATCTTTCTTTTGCAAGAG ATTGTATTGAACAAATGATGTTGGACGTACGTATTAAGGATGAAATTTCTCCAACTCTCAGGCAGATAGTAAATCAATTTGACGAAAATAATAGAAGGCCCTCTGATTTTCAATGTTTTGGCCATAAATCAGCCGAAGAGGTTGATGCAGCTACTGATTATGAGGTTGAGGCTGAAACAGAAGACTATGAGACTTTCCCAACTTGGCCCTATGAGCACAACAACCAAAGCTTTGCTGCTGAAGTGGGCTCTAACGACGCAGAGCCAATGTTTTCAAGTTATCCTCAG GAGAAAGAACCTTTTACTTCCCAAGACCCTGATATGGATGAACTTTTTGAAAATGTTGATGAGTATCTATCTTTTAATCTAGGTTTTAGGTCAAAGAAAAATGCCTGGGCAGGTCCTGATCATTGGAATTACCATAAAGCTAAAG GTTCTGAGTCAGAAGTTCGTTGTTCTCCTGAAGATGGGTCAACTGTCAAAACTAGGCTACCAAAGACTATGAGACAGATCGAAGTTGATTTAGATTTCACAAATTCTCTTGGGAAAACACTTCCAGATATCTTTGCACCTCCCAAGAATCCTAAATCGTTAGTACTCCCTGAAAATAGACCCCATTGTGTTACAAAACTCCCAGAGGACTGCCACTATGAGCCAGAGGATCTTGTTAAGTTATTTCTTTTGCCTAGTGTGAAG tGTCTAGGGAGGAGGAGGGTGAGAAATTTCTCAG ATGAATCGACAGAGCAGTGCAATAACAATGAACCATTCCATTCCTGGGATAACGGAAGTGTTTTTGATGGTGAGTATGATGGCGAACATAGTGACGCGGATGACTCTAGCACACTTATTTCTCAGCCCCGTCAG ATCAACAAAGTTGAAGTTCAATATGACAAAACTGCCAAACAAGTTGACGTTCAAGCACTGAAATTCACCCTTTGGAACTCTATTCAAGCATCAGTTCAACTTACTTTTCAG GGTGAAAAAGAATCGATATCTTTCAGGGATATATTGGCCAACTTTCCTAGTGAATGCAATGCTGCTGCAAATGTTAGTGACATAACCCCACATTTGTGTTTCATATGCTTATTGCATTTGGCTAATGAGAAAGAGCTGAGCATCCAAAGCTGTCCCGACTTGGATGAGCTTCGTATATATATGCCTTCCTAA
- the LOC131647849 gene encoding condensin complex subunit 2-like — protein MAEHAAARTAHAATIRQTSRSVHSDSDQILELFHLCIKLASENKINQKNTWELDLIDHLTHIIRDEDDNHAHTNFQMASCILEAGVKIYSLRVDSLYSETYKVLARMTRAGQESEQGCSNTSLESVNAKGGQEDSKKGIVKKLSPLSTLESSLEALNIKKFDVAFSVDPLYRQTLAKFDKGGAKGLLMNNLGVYGGCRVLFDSLDVPEQYVASQNEHDSSYIIDLSFARDCIQQMMLDVRTKDEISPTLGMIVNRFDENNKRPSDFQCFGHKSAEEVDAAIDCEVEAETEDYETFPTWPDEHDNQTFVAEAGSNDADPRFSSYPQEKKPFPSQDPEMDELFGNVDEYLSFSLGFRLKKNAWAGPDHWKYHKAKGSKLKVRCSREDGSTLKTRPPKTMRQIEVDLDFTNSLGKTPPDIFAPPKNPKLLLFPENRRHCVTKLPEDCHYEPEDLVKLFLLPRVNCLGMSRVRKFSDESTKQCNNNEPFHSWDNGGVFEGEYDGAHSDMDDSSKLISQPCQVNKVEVQYDKTAKQVDVQALKLTLWNSIQGSVQQGEKEMVFFRDILANFPSECNAAANVSDITPHLCFICLLHLANEKELSIQSCPNLDELRIYMPA, from the exons ATGGCAGAGCACGCCGCAGCCCGTACTGCTCATGCTGCCACCATCCGCCAAACTTCCCGCTCCGTTCACTCCGATTCTGATCAGATTCTCGAGTTGTTTCACCTTTGCATTAAGCTTGCTTCAGAAAAT aaaattaatcagaaaaatacttgggagttggatttgattgatcATCTTACTCATATTATTAGGGATGAAGACGATAATCACGCACACACTAATTTTCAAATG GCAAGCTGCATTCTTGAAGCTGGAgtcaaaatttattcattaagaGTGGATTCTCTATATTCTGAGACGTATAAAGTCCTTGCTAGAATGACTAGGGCGGGCCAAGAATCTGAACAAG GATGTTCAAACACTTCTCTAGAGAGTGTCAATGCAAAAGGGGGACAAGAAGATAGCAAGAAGGGAATCGTCAAAAAG TTGTCACCTTTGTCAACACTGGAATCATCTTTAGAGGCTCTTAATATAAAGAAGTTTGATG TTGCATTTTCTGTGGATCCCCTCTATCGCCAAACATTAGCAAAATTTGATAAAGGGGGAGCCAAAGGTCTTTTGATGAATAACCTAGGTGTATATGGTGGATGTAGGGTGCTCTTTGATTCTCTAGACGTGCCAGAGCAGTATGTAGCTAGTCAAAATGAACATGATAGTTCTTATATAATTGATCTTTCTTTTGCAAGAG ATTGTATACAACAGATGATGTTGGACGTACGTACTAAGGATGAAATTTCTCCAACTCTTGGGATGATAGTAAATCGATTTGACGAAAATAATAAAAGACCCTCTGATTTTCAATGTTTTGGCCATAAATCAGCCGAAGAGGTTGATGCAGCTATTGATTGTGAGGTTGAGGCTGAAACAGAAGACTATGAGACTTTCCCAACTTGGCCCGATGAGCATGACAACCAAACCTTTGTTGCTGAAGCGGGCTCTAACGACGCAGACCCAAGGTTTTCAAGTTATCCTCAG GAGAAAAAACCTTTTCCTTCCCAAGACCCTGAGATGGATGAGCTATTTGGAAATGTTGATGAGTATCTATCTTTTAGTCTGGGTTTTAGGTTAAAGAAAAATGCCTGGGCAGGCCCTGATCATTGGAAATACCATAAAGCTAAAG gtTCAAAGTTAAAAGTTCGTTGTTCTCGTGAAGATGGGTCAACCCTCAAAACTAGGCCACCAAAGACTATGAGACAGATCGAAGTTGATTTAGATTTCACAAATTCTCTTGGGAAAACACCTCCAGATATCTTTGCACCTCCCAAGAATCCTAAATTGTTATTATTCCCTGAAAATAGACGCCATTGTGTTACAAAACTCCCAGAGGACTGCCACTATGAGCCAGAGGATCTTGTCAAGTTATTTCTCTTGCCTAGAGTGAAT TGTCTTGGGATGTCGAGGGTGAGAAAGTTCTCAG ATGAATCGACAAAGCAGTGCAATAACAATGAACCATTTCATTCCTGGGATAATGGAGGTGTTTTTGAAGGTGAGTATGATGGCGCACATAGTGACATGGATGACTCAAGCAAACTTATTTCTCAGCCTTGTCAG GTCAACAAAGTTGAAGTTCAATATGACAAAACGGCCAAGCAAGTTGATGTTCAAGCACTGAAACTTACCCTTTGGAACTCTATTCAAGGATCTGTTCAACAG GGTGAAAAAGAAATGGTATTTTTCAGGGATATATTGGCCAACTTTCCTAGTGAATGCAATGCTGCTGCAAATGTTAGTGACATAACCCCACATTTGTGTTTCATATGCTTATTGCATTTGGCTAATGAGAAAGAGCTGAGCATCCAAAGCTGTCCCAACTTGGATGAGCTTCGTATATATATGCCTGCCTAA